Proteins found in one Choloepus didactylus isolate mChoDid1 chromosome 25, mChoDid1.pri, whole genome shotgun sequence genomic segment:
- the LOC119520187 gene encoding olfactory receptor 1086-like encodes MSVLLSDLETWSIQLKNLTEVIMFILRGFTDNIELNISLFFLFLSIYLFTLIGNLGLVLLFIGDSQLHKPMYYFLSVLSFLDACYSSVGTPKMLINILAENKAISFLGCATQMFLAVTFGTTECFLLAAMAYDHYVPIYNPLLYSVSISSQVYVPLIIASYVGGILHATLQTVATFSLSFCAPNEIKCVFCDIPPLLTISCSDIHINQLLVFYVVGFIEITTMLIVLISYSFILLAILRIHSTEGRQKVFSTCGSHLTGVSIYHGTIVFIYVRPSSSYALDHDMIVSIFYTIVIPMLNSVIYSLRNKDVKEAMKKLRKIGSSIKYTFGIESN; translated from the coding sequence ATGTCAGTGTTACTATCAGATTTGGAAACATGGAGTATTCAATTGAAAAATTTGACAGAAGTCATCATGTTTATATTGAGGGGCTTCACAGATAATATTGAGTTAAACATCTCCCTGTTTTTCCTATTTCTATCAATCTATCTTTTTACTCTGATAGGAAATTTGGGACTGGTTTTATTGTTCATTGGGGATTCCCAGCTCCACAAGCCCATGTACTATTTTCTGAGTGTGTTGTCATTCTTGGATGCCTGCTATTCTTCAGTTGGCACTCCCAAAATGTTGATAAATATACTGGCAGAGAATAAAGCCATTTCATTTCTTGGATGTGCAACACAAATGTTTCTGGCTGTTACTTTTGGGACAACAGAATGTTTTCTCTTGGCTGCAATGGCCTATGATCATTATGTACCAATCTACAATCCCCTTCTGTATTCAGTTAGCATATCATCCCAAGTTTATGTGCCACTCATCATTGCTTCCTATGTTGGTGGCATTTTGCATGCTACATTGCAAACAGTGGCCACTTTCAGCCTATCTTTCTGTGCACCCAATGAAATTAAATGTGTCTTTTGTGATATTCCTCCACTCCTCACTATTTCTTGTTCTGACATTCACATCAACCAGCTTCTAGTCTTCTATGTTGTTGGCTTTATTGAGATAACTACTATGTTGATAGTACTAATATCTTACAGTTTTATTCTTTTGGCCATTCTGAGGATTCATTCTACTGAAGGGAGGCAAAAAGTCTTTTCCACCTGTGGCTCTCACCTAACTGGAGTGTCAATTTACCATGGGACCATCGTTTTCATATATGTGAGGCCAAGTTCCAGCTATGCTTTGGACCATGATATGATAGTGTCTATATTTTACACTATTGTGATTCCCATGCTGAATTCTGTTATCTACAGTTTGAggaacaaagatgtaaaagaggcaatgaaaaaactgagaaaaattggTTCATCAATAAAGTACACTTTTGGCATTGAGTCAAACTGA